The Klebsiella sp. RHBSTW-00484 genome includes a window with the following:
- a CDS encoding mandelate racemase family protein, translated as MKIESVNVTVFQYPTRRVSDSAGHSHPGAESMAKMAMLTITADDGTQGFSFAPPEVVRPFVVNTFFRKVMVGQDPFNRERIWQDLNHWQRGSAHQLTERALSFVEQALWDLIGRKLNMPVYKLLGGYRDTVPAYGSTMCGDDLPGGLSTPDEYASFAETLVARGYKAIKLHTWMPPISFAPNPKMDIKACAAVREAVGPDIDLMIDGYHWYSRAEALWIGKELEKLNFAWFEEPMEEDSMSSYAWLAENLSIPIVGPESFGGKHHMRAEWVKAGACDILRAGSNGVGGITPTMKVAALAESFGMDCEVHGNGAASLAVVGAIRNCRWYERGLLHPFLDYDEPAAYLNSIVDPMDDQGLVHLSQRPGLGEDINFAYIEANTVSHD; from the coding sequence ATGAAAATTGAATCTGTAAATGTCACTGTTTTCCAGTATCCCACTCGTCGGGTTTCCGACAGCGCCGGGCACTCCCATCCAGGAGCCGAAAGCATGGCAAAAATGGCGATGCTGACCATTACTGCCGATGATGGCACCCAGGGTTTTTCGTTTGCGCCGCCGGAAGTGGTGCGCCCGTTTGTGGTGAACACTTTTTTCCGCAAGGTGATGGTGGGGCAGGACCCGTTCAACCGTGAACGCATTTGGCAGGATCTTAATCACTGGCAGCGCGGTAGCGCTCATCAGTTGACCGAACGCGCACTGTCGTTTGTCGAGCAGGCGCTGTGGGATCTGATTGGTCGCAAACTCAATATGCCGGTTTACAAACTACTCGGCGGCTATCGCGACACGGTTCCGGCCTACGGCAGCACCATGTGCGGCGACGATCTGCCGGGTGGTTTGTCGACCCCGGATGAGTATGCGTCATTTGCTGAAACGCTGGTGGCCCGTGGCTACAAGGCCATCAAGCTGCACACCTGGATGCCGCCGATCTCTTTTGCGCCAAATCCGAAAATGGACATCAAAGCCTGCGCGGCGGTGCGTGAAGCGGTAGGGCCGGATATCGATCTGATGATTGATGGCTATCACTGGTACAGCCGTGCCGAAGCGCTGTGGATTGGCAAAGAGCTGGAAAAACTGAACTTCGCTTGGTTTGAAGAGCCGATGGAAGAGGATTCGATGTCTTCTTACGCATGGCTGGCGGAAAACCTGTCGATTCCCATCGTCGGACCGGAGAGCTTCGGCGGCAAACACCATATGCGCGCCGAATGGGTGAAAGCCGGAGCCTGTGACATCCTGCGCGCCGGATCCAACGGCGTTGGCGGCATTACGCCAACGATGAAGGTGGCGGCGCTGGCTGAGTCATTCGGTATGGATTGTGAAGTCCACGGTAACGGCGCGGCGAGCCTGGCAGTGGTCGGCGCGATCCGTAACTGTCGCTGGTACGAGCGCGGCCTGCTGCACCCGTTCCTCGATTACGATGAGCCAGCCGCGTATCTCAACAGCATTGTCGACCCGATGGATGACCAGGGATTAGTGCATTTGTCACAACGACCAGGTCTCGGTGAAGACATTAATTTTGCGTATATCGAAGCCAATACCGTTAGCCACGACTGA
- a CDS encoding ABC transporter substrate-binding protein has translation MKKTSLLGACLLALAMSMGSGAAIAKTPPDQLIIGMNMNNLLTLDPAAMTGNEVVGIVVNLYDSLVELDPKQLTNVRPALAKSWDISPDGKTLTFHLRDDVKFHSGNPLTAADVVWSMRRILHLNLAQASVWKSYGFSKKNIDNQVSAPDDVTVQIVLPKDNDPQLVIYSLAALGNLGVLDSKTVQSHEQDKDWGNRWLTTHEAGSGPFTLETWQAKDVLRMKRNPDYWRGEAKMSRVVLRHFQESQTLRLMVAKGDLDIANNMAVSDINALRSDPQLTVDAVQRGTMYYVAMSMNEDHFANPKVREAVRYLIDYQGINKALMPGYGVLHQRPIKAGMPSTLPDPGYTLDVARAKKLLAEAGYPNGFDTTLRVLSDQPFLNIAIAVQSTLMQAGINAKIITGTGNQIYGAMRERKFDLLVGRGGSGMEPHPHSSLRALVYNPDNSAEARLTNFQGWRTGFYDPQLNAMIDHALLERNPQQQVASYQAIQQRYDQLIPALIPLSQMVDSVVVRNEVQDYQPHPSATTFLREVYKTREGEKG, from the coding sequence ATGAAAAAAACCTCTTTACTGGGAGCGTGTTTACTCGCGCTGGCCATGTCGATGGGGAGCGGGGCGGCAATAGCGAAAACGCCGCCCGACCAGCTGATCATCGGCATGAATATGAACAACCTTCTGACGCTTGACCCGGCAGCGATGACCGGTAACGAAGTGGTCGGGATTGTGGTCAATCTCTATGACTCGCTGGTGGAGCTTGATCCTAAACAGCTAACCAACGTCAGGCCCGCGCTGGCGAAATCCTGGGATATTAGCCCCGACGGTAAAACCCTGACTTTCCATTTGCGCGATGACGTGAAATTTCACTCTGGCAACCCGCTGACCGCCGCCGATGTGGTGTGGTCAATGCGGCGTATTTTGCATCTCAACCTCGCCCAGGCCTCGGTGTGGAAATCCTACGGCTTCAGTAAGAAAAATATTGATAACCAGGTGAGTGCCCCGGACGACGTGACGGTACAAATCGTGTTACCGAAAGATAACGACCCGCAGCTGGTTATTTACTCGCTGGCGGCGCTGGGCAACCTCGGCGTGCTCGACAGTAAAACGGTGCAGAGCCACGAGCAGGATAAGGACTGGGGCAACCGCTGGCTGACCACCCATGAAGCCGGTTCCGGGCCGTTTACCCTCGAAACCTGGCAGGCGAAAGATGTCCTGCGCATGAAGCGCAATCCTGACTACTGGCGCGGTGAGGCGAAAATGAGCCGCGTGGTGCTGCGCCACTTCCAGGAGTCGCAAACTCTGCGTCTGATGGTGGCGAAAGGCGATCTCGATATTGCTAACAACATGGCGGTCTCCGATATCAACGCCCTGCGCAGCGACCCGCAGCTGACCGTCGACGCGGTGCAGCGTGGGACTATGTACTACGTCGCCATGAGCATGAATGAAGATCATTTTGCCAATCCGAAAGTGCGTGAAGCGGTACGCTATTTGATTGATTACCAGGGCATCAATAAAGCGCTGATGCCGGGCTACGGCGTGCTGCATCAGCGACCGATCAAAGCCGGCATGCCATCCACGCTGCCTGACCCGGGCTACACGCTCGACGTGGCGCGGGCGAAAAAGCTGCTGGCGGAAGCGGGCTATCCCAACGGATTTGATACCACGCTGCGGGTGCTCTCCGATCAGCCGTTCCTCAATATCGCCATTGCCGTTCAGTCGACGCTGATGCAGGCGGGGATTAACGCCAAAATCATCACCGGCACCGGCAACCAGATTTACGGCGCGATGCGCGAACGTAAATTTGACCTGCTGGTCGGGCGCGGGGGGAGCGGAATGGAACCTCACCCGCACTCCAGCCTGCGTGCGCTGGTCTATAACCCGGATAATAGCGCTGAAGCTCGCCTGACCAACTTCCAGGGCTGGCGTACCGGTTTTTACGACCCGCAGCTGAACGCCATGATTGACCACGCTCTGCTGGAGCGTAACCCGCAGCAACAGGTAGCGAGCTATCAGGCGATTCAGCAACGCTATGACCAGCTGATCCCGGCGTTAATTCCGCTGTCGCAAATGGTCGATTCCGTCGTGGTACGCAACGAGGTGCAGGATTATCAGCCGCACCCCTCCGCCACCACTTTTCTGCGTGAAGTCTATAAAACCCGCGAAGGAGAGAAAGGATGA
- a CDS encoding ABC transporter permease, with amino-acid sequence MSTAILAPGSRTRRLSKRLLQVAITLFGLLLLTFTIGRVMPIDPVLAIVGPDADQSTYQQVYQQLGFDQSLVTQFGIYFVNLLHGDLGNALLTGKPVVDDIIRVFPATMELATMAIIVGAGLGIPLGVLAAARRNSLSDYVVRIISLAGYSTPIFWVGMMGLLVFYAWLGWVGGAGRVDLGLDGIVPRRTGLMTVDALLAGNSQVFWNAINHLILPASLLGFHSLAYISRMTRSFMLAQLSQEFIITARVKGLTERQVIWNHAFRNILVQLLTVVALAYGALLEGAVLIETVFSWPGFGSYLTGSLLLGDMNAVMGCVLLVGVIFVMLNLLSDMLYQFFDPRTKS; translated from the coding sequence ATGAGTACGGCAATCCTTGCGCCCGGCTCCCGCACCCGGCGCTTATCAAAACGACTGCTGCAGGTGGCGATTACGCTGTTCGGCCTGCTACTGCTGACCTTCACCATTGGGCGCGTGATGCCCATCGACCCGGTACTGGCGATTGTTGGGCCGGATGCCGACCAGAGCACTTATCAGCAGGTTTATCAGCAACTGGGGTTTGACCAGTCGTTGGTCACCCAGTTTGGCATCTATTTTGTCAACTTGTTGCATGGCGATTTGGGCAATGCATTGCTGACCGGGAAACCGGTGGTAGACGACATTATTCGCGTCTTCCCGGCCACCATGGAGCTGGCGACGATGGCGATTATCGTCGGCGCAGGCCTTGGCATTCCGCTGGGCGTGCTGGCGGCGGCGCGGCGCAACAGCCTCTCCGATTATGTGGTGCGTATTATCAGCCTCGCCGGCTATTCAACGCCGATTTTCTGGGTTGGGATGATGGGGCTGCTGGTGTTTTACGCCTGGCTTGGTTGGGTTGGCGGTGCTGGACGGGTAGACCTTGGTCTGGACGGTATTGTGCCACGTCGCACCGGCCTGATGACCGTCGATGCGCTGCTGGCAGGTAACAGCCAGGTGTTCTGGAATGCCATTAACCACCTGATTTTACCCGCCTCGCTGCTCGGCTTTCACTCGCTGGCTTACATCAGCCGTATGACCCGTAGCTTTATGCTGGCCCAACTGTCGCAAGAGTTCATCATCACGGCGCGCGTCAAAGGTCTGACCGAGCGTCAGGTTATCTGGAACCATGCGTTTCGTAACATCCTCGTACAGCTGCTGACGGTAGTGGCGCTGGCCTACGGCGCGCTGTTGGAAGGTGCGGTACTGATTGAAACCGTCTTCTCCTGGCCGGGTTTTGGCTCTTACCTCACCGGCAGTCTGCTGCTGGGTGATATGAATGCGGTGATGGGTTGCGTGCTACTCGTCGGGGTTATCTTCGTGATGCTCAACCTGCTCTCCGACATGCTGTATCAATTCTTTGACCCGAGGACAAAATCATGA
- a CDS encoding ABC transporter permease, translated as MTVSLDTSLSGGAGEGRQRLQRAATRAAGFIGKMARNPLTAIGGGIIFLLIVVAVFAPLIAPYNPLVQDLNSALVAPNAQHWFGTDEFGRDIFSRLVYGSRITLYIVLLVSVTVGPLGLLLGVSAGYFGGKVDMVLMRVTDIFISFPSLVLALAFVAALGPGLEHVVIAITLTAWPPIARLARAETLSLRQADFISAVRLQGASPIRVLWRHIVPLCLPSVIIRITMNMAGIILTAAGLGFLGLGAQPPEPEWGAMISSGRTYMMECWWVVTIPGLAILINSLAFNFLGDGLRDILDPRSE; from the coding sequence ATGACCGTTTCTCTGGATACGTCGCTTTCGGGCGGGGCGGGCGAAGGCCGCCAGCGGCTGCAACGTGCGGCGACACGGGCTGCCGGGTTTATCGGCAAAATGGCGCGCAACCCGCTAACGGCTATCGGCGGTGGGATTATCTTCCTGTTGATCGTCGTGGCGGTGTTTGCGCCGCTGATCGCGCCTTATAACCCGCTGGTACAGGACCTGAACAGCGCATTGGTGGCACCGAACGCCCAGCACTGGTTCGGTACCGATGAGTTTGGCCGCGATATTTTTAGTCGTCTGGTGTACGGCTCGCGTATCACGCTGTACATCGTGCTGCTGGTGTCGGTCACCGTCGGCCCGCTTGGGCTGCTGCTCGGCGTCAGCGCCGGATATTTTGGTGGCAAGGTGGATATGGTGCTGATGCGCGTCACCGATATCTTCATTTCCTTCCCAAGCCTGGTGCTGGCGCTGGCGTTCGTCGCTGCTTTAGGCCCGGGGCTGGAGCACGTAGTTATCGCCATTACGCTGACCGCCTGGCCGCCGATTGCTCGTCTGGCGCGTGCTGAAACGCTGTCACTGCGTCAGGCTGATTTTATCTCCGCCGTGCGTTTACAAGGCGCGTCTCCGATTCGCGTACTGTGGCGACATATTGTCCCGCTGTGCCTGCCTTCGGTCATCATTCGTATCACCATGAATATGGCGGGGATCATTCTGACCGCCGCCGGTCTGGGCTTCCTCGGCCTTGGCGCACAGCCGCCGGAGCCGGAGTGGGGAGCGATGATCTCCAGCGGACGCACTTATATGATGGAGTGCTGGTGGGTAGTAACGATTCCGGGGCTGGCGATTTTGATCAACAGCTTAGCGTTCAACTTCTTAGGAGATGGCTTACGTGACATCCTCGATCCTCGCAGCGAATAA
- a CDS encoding ABC transporter ATP-binding protein — MTSSILAANNAPLLDVRDLCVDFVNGSAVTHAVRGVSFQLGQEKLAIVGESGSGKSTVGRALLQLHPKKARVTASRMQFGDLDLLHLSEAQMRGVRGKRISMIMQDPKYSLNPVVCVGNQIAEAWLTHHPGRKDEAKEKALEMLEVVRIRQPERVYQLYPHEISGGQGQRIMIAMMLITDPELVIADEPTSALDVSVRLQVLGLLDDLVKSRGLGLIFISHDINLVRSFCDRVLVMYAGRVVESIAAKDLDNARHPYTQGLINSLPDMQHRRPVLPVLQRQTSWLTD; from the coding sequence GTGACATCCTCGATCCTCGCAGCGAATAATGCTCCACTGCTCGACGTGCGCGACCTGTGCGTCGACTTTGTTAACGGTAGCGCGGTGACCCATGCCGTGCGCGGCGTCTCCTTCCAGTTGGGGCAGGAAAAACTGGCGATTGTTGGCGAGTCCGGCTCGGGTAAATCCACCGTCGGGCGTGCGCTGTTGCAACTGCATCCGAAAAAGGCCCGCGTCACCGCCAGCCGGATGCAGTTTGGTGACCTTGATTTACTGCATCTCAGCGAGGCGCAAATGCGCGGCGTACGCGGCAAACGCATCTCAATGATTATGCAGGACCCGAAATACTCGCTGAACCCGGTGGTTTGCGTCGGTAATCAGATAGCGGAGGCCTGGCTCACGCACCATCCGGGGCGTAAAGATGAGGCTAAAGAGAAGGCGCTGGAGATGCTGGAAGTGGTGCGCATTCGCCAGCCGGAGCGCGTGTATCAGCTCTATCCGCATGAGATTTCCGGTGGTCAGGGGCAGCGCATCATGATTGCGATGATGCTGATCACCGACCCGGAGCTGGTGATTGCCGATGAACCGACCTCGGCGCTGGACGTGTCGGTGCGCCTGCAGGTGTTGGGTCTGCTGGATGACCTGGTGAAATCGCGCGGTCTGGGGCTGATTTTTATTAGCCACGATATCAACCTGGTGCGCAGCTTCTGTGACCGCGTGCTGGTGATGTACGCCGGGCGGGTGGTGGAATCCATTGCTGCTAAAGACCTCGATAACGCCCGTCATCCCTATACTCAGGGACTGATTAACTCGCTGCCGGATATGCAGCATCGTCGCCCGGTTTTACCGGTATTGCAGCGCCAGACCAGCTGGTTGACGGACTAA
- a CDS encoding ABC transporter ATP-binding protein has product MIEVKNLNLAFGEGEKRNQVLYDVNFHVKPGEIYGLVGESGSGKTTVLKCLAGLFTHWKGELAIDGQQLAHEISRERCRQVQMVFQDPYGSLHPRHTIGDILEEPLQIHNINDRDRRINALLDKVGLNRAFRERYPHQLSGGQRQRVAIARALILEPQVLLLDEPTSALDVSVQAEILNLLAELQQEAKLTYLMVTHDLGVIAHLCQKVAVMQYGKILETLTVDALVNGEAQTAYTQMLVNASQQYTREMAREVAAY; this is encoded by the coding sequence ATGATTGAAGTCAAAAACCTCAACCTGGCGTTTGGCGAAGGAGAGAAGCGCAACCAGGTGCTGTATGACGTGAATTTTCACGTTAAGCCAGGCGAAATCTACGGTCTGGTGGGGGAATCTGGTTCCGGCAAAACTACAGTGCTGAAGTGCCTCGCCGGGCTATTTACCCACTGGAAGGGCGAGCTGGCGATAGACGGACAACAGTTGGCCCACGAGATCAGTCGCGAACGCTGCCGTCAGGTGCAGATGGTGTTTCAGGACCCCTACGGCTCTCTGCACCCGCGGCATACCATCGGCGACATTCTGGAAGAACCGCTGCAGATCCATAATATTAACGATCGCGACCGGCGGATCAATGCGCTACTGGACAAGGTCGGCTTGAACCGTGCCTTTCGCGAACGTTATCCGCACCAGCTCTCCGGGGGGCAGCGCCAGCGTGTGGCGATTGCCAGAGCGCTAATTCTCGAACCTCAGGTGCTGCTGCTGGATGAGCCAACCTCAGCGTTGGATGTGTCAGTGCAGGCGGAGATCCTCAATCTTCTGGCGGAATTGCAGCAAGAAGCTAAGCTGACTTACCTGATGGTGACCCACGATCTGGGCGTTATCGCCCACTTATGTCAGAAGGTTGCGGTGATGCAGTACGGTAAGATCCTCGAAACACTGACCGTGGATGCGCTGGTGAACGGCGAGGCGCAAACGGCCTATACGCAGATGTTGGTCAATGCCAGTCAGCAATATACGCGTGAAATGGCACGAGAAGTGGCAGCGTACTAA
- a CDS encoding IS630-like element ISEc33 family transposase, whose translation MPIIVPIPRGERRLMQKAIHKTRDKNHARRLTAMLMLHRGERVSDVARTLCCARSSVGRWINWFTHSGIEGLKSLPAGRSRRWPFEHICTLLRELIKHSPGDFGYQRSRWSTELLAIKINEITGCQLHAGTVRRWLPSAGLVWRRAAPTLRIRDPHKDEKMAVIHKALDECSAEHPVFYEDEVDIHLNPKIGADWQLRGQQKRVVTPGQNEKYYLAGALHSGTGKVSYVGGNSKSSALFIALLKHLKATYRRAKTITLIVDNYIIHKSRETQRWLKANPKFRVIYQPVYSPWVNHVERLWQALHDTITRNHQCRSMWQLLKKVRHFMETASPFPGGKHGQAKV comes from the coding sequence ATGCCGATCATAGTACCAATACCCCGTGGCGAACGACGCCTGATGCAGAAAGCTATTCATAAAACGCGTGATAAAAATCATGCCCGCAGACTCACGGCCATGCTGATGCTTCATCGGGGTGAACGGGTCAGCGATGTTGCCAGAACTCTCTGTTGTGCCCGTTCATCCGTTGGTCGCTGGATTAACTGGTTTACGCACTCAGGTATTGAAGGCCTGAAATCCTTACCCGCAGGGCGCTCCCGACGCTGGCCTTTTGAACATATCTGCACCCTGTTACGTGAGCTGATAAAGCATTCTCCCGGCGATTTTGGTTATCAACGTTCACGCTGGAGCACCGAATTACTGGCAATAAAAATCAATGAGATAACCGGTTGCCAGTTACATGCAGGAACCGTTCGCCGCTGGTTGCCATCTGCGGGGCTTGTATGGCGCAGGGCCGCGCCAACTCTGCGTATCCGTGACCCACATAAAGATGAAAAGATGGCGGTAATCCACAAAGCGCTGGATGAATGCAGCGCAGAGCATCCGGTATTTTATGAAGATGAAGTGGATATCCACCTTAATCCTAAAATCGGTGCGGACTGGCAGTTGCGCGGACAGCAGAAACGGGTAGTGACGCCGGGGCAGAACGAAAAATACTATCTGGCCGGCGCACTGCACAGTGGCACGGGTAAAGTCAGCTACGTGGGCGGCAACAGCAAAAGTTCAGCGCTGTTTATCGCTCTGCTGAAGCACCTGAAAGCCACTTACCGGCGGGCGAAAACAATCACGCTGATCGTTGATAACTACATTATCCATAAAAGCCGCGAAACACAGCGCTGGTTGAAAGCAAATCCCAAGTTCAGGGTAATTTACCAGCCGGTTTACTCGCCGTGGGTGAATCATGTGGAACGGCTATGGCAGGCACTTCATGACACGATAACCCGTAATCATCAGTGCCGCTCAATGTGGCAGTTACTGAAAAAGGTCCGCCATTTTATGGAAACCGCCAGCCCATTCCCCGGAGGAAAACATGGTCAGGCAAAAGTGTAG
- a CDS encoding winged helix-turn-helix domain-containing protein → MEKTYIINGKINFIPQRSVLSLIADDTKNVSLNIPVSRCLMLLIQQDGATVARETFFQEVWIKHGSQVTSNGFYQNISLLRRAFKELGVDEEIIVTVPRVGVRLEATLSVIESQPAESEAAPITEPIVKPVAEEVAAAKFAEKKRLRLRRPALWGIAALLSCLVVGVVTWQAEFESYLQNYLPINVKYSQQCHFFANSDVVEHKRHEQFINRREFECEKYPWVYLTLYPGQARVSVISCRQQFSQWRDNQCLTNYYIKEVLNAQK, encoded by the coding sequence ATGGAAAAAACATATATCATCAACGGAAAAATTAATTTTATTCCTCAGCGTAGCGTTTTGTCACTTATTGCTGATGATACGAAGAATGTATCATTAAATATTCCCGTTAGCCGTTGCCTGATGCTCCTTATTCAGCAGGATGGCGCAACGGTTGCTCGTGAAACCTTTTTTCAGGAAGTATGGATAAAGCATGGCTCACAGGTGACCAGCAATGGTTTTTATCAAAATATTTCTTTATTACGTCGGGCCTTTAAGGAACTGGGTGTTGACGAAGAAATTATTGTAACGGTGCCCAGAGTCGGCGTCAGGCTGGAGGCAACATTATCCGTAATTGAATCCCAACCAGCTGAGTCAGAAGCCGCGCCGATTACAGAACCCATCGTAAAGCCCGTGGCAGAGGAGGTCGCTGCTGCGAAGTTTGCAGAAAAAAAGCGGTTACGGCTACGGCGTCCCGCCTTATGGGGCATCGCAGCATTACTGAGCTGTCTGGTCGTTGGGGTTGTTACCTGGCAAGCTGAATTCGAATCTTATTTGCAAAACTATTTGCCCATTAATGTAAAATATTCGCAACAATGTCACTTCTTTGCCAATAGCGATGTGGTTGAGCACAAGCGACATGAACAATTCATCAACCGAAGGGAATTTGAATGTGAAAAATACCCTTGGGTCTATTTGACACTCTATCCCGGCCAGGCCCGCGTCTCGGTGATAAGCTGCCGTCAGCAATTTAGTCAATGGCGTGATAATCAATGCCTCACCAATTATTATATTAAGGAGGTACTGAATGCGCAGAAGTGA
- the yegS gene encoding lipid kinase YegS gives MMSTFPASLLILNGKGANEPQLREAVKLLRDEGIDIHVRVTWEKGDAVRFVDEALGLGVETVIAGGGDGTINEVATALVERDGKMALGILPLGTANDFATSVGIPQDLASALKLAIVGRDVAIDIARVNDQSGFINMATGGFGTRITTETPEKLKAALGGVSYLIHGLMRMDTLKPDRCEIRGENFHWQGDALVIGIGNGRQAGGGQQLCPEALINDGLLHLRIFTGEELIPALFSTLANPETSPNIIDGVSSWFEITAPHEMTFNLDGEPLSGKTFRMEILPAALRCRLPPDCVLLR, from the coding sequence ATGATGTCAACATTTCCAGCCAGCTTACTGATCCTGAATGGCAAAGGCGCCAATGAACCGCAGCTGCGCGAAGCGGTTAAACTGTTGCGCGACGAAGGTATCGACATTCACGTCCGTGTCACCTGGGAAAAAGGTGATGCCGTGCGCTTTGTCGATGAAGCCCTCGGGCTGGGCGTAGAGACGGTCATTGCTGGCGGCGGTGATGGCACCATCAACGAGGTCGCCACGGCATTGGTCGAGCGCGATGGCAAGATGGCGTTGGGGATTTTACCGTTGGGTACGGCGAACGACTTTGCCACCAGCGTCGGCATTCCTCAGGATCTGGCCAGCGCCCTGAAACTGGCGATTGTCGGGCGCGATGTGGCTATCGATATTGCGCGAGTCAACGACCAGAGCGGATTTATTAATATGGCTACCGGTGGTTTCGGCACCCGTATTACCACTGAAACGCCGGAGAAACTGAAAGCCGCCCTCGGTGGCGTCTCCTATCTGATCCACGGCCTGATGCGCATGGATACCCTTAAGCCAGACCGCTGTGAAATCCGCGGTGAGAATTTTCACTGGCAGGGCGATGCGCTGGTGATAGGTATCGGTAACGGACGCCAGGCCGGTGGCGGCCAGCAACTTTGCCCGGAGGCGTTAATCAACGACGGCCTGCTGCATCTGCGCATTTTTACCGGCGAAGAGCTGATCCCGGCGCTGTTCAGTACCCTGGCAAACCCGGAAACCTCGCCGAATATCATCGATGGCGTCTCCTCATGGTTTGAGATAACCGCCCCCCACGAGATGACGTTTAACCTTGATGGCGAGCCGCTGAGCGGCAAAACCTTCCGCATGGAAATTTTGCCGGCAGCGCTACGCTGCCGACTGCCGCCAGACTGCGTGCTGTTACGTTAA
- the trhP gene encoding prephenate-dependent tRNA uridine(34) hydroxylase TrhP: protein MFKPELLSPAGTLKNMRYAFAYGADAVYAGQPRYSLRVRNNEFNHENLQLGINEAHALGKKFYVVVNIAPHNAKLKTFIRDLKPVVEMGPDALIMSDPGLIMLVRENFPEMAIHLSVQANAVNWATVKFWQQMGLTRVILSRELSLDEIAEIRSQVPEMEIEIFVHGALCMAYSGRCLLSGYINKRDPNQGTCTNACRWEYNVQEGKEDDVGNIVHKHEPIPVQNVEPTLGIGAPTNQVFMIEEAKRPGEYMTAFEDEHGTYIMNSKDLRAVAHVERLTQMGVHSLKIEGRTKSHYYCARTAQVYRKAIDDAAAGKPFDTNLLETLENLAHRGYTEGFLRRHTHEDYQNYEYGYSISERQQFVGEFTGERNGQLAAVAVKNKFSVGDSLELMTPQGNVNFTLEHMENGKGEIMPVAPGDGHTVWLPVPEDMVLQYALLMRNFTDQTTRNPHSN, encoded by the coding sequence ATGTTTAAACCGGAACTCCTTTCCCCGGCGGGAACGCTGAAAAATATGCGTTACGCTTTCGCTTACGGCGCAGATGCAGTTTATGCGGGCCAACCGCGTTACTCCCTGCGCGTGCGCAATAACGAATTCAATCACGAAAACCTGCAGCTCGGCATCAACGAAGCCCATGCGCTGGGCAAAAAATTCTATGTGGTCGTCAACATTGCGCCGCATAACGCCAAGCTGAAAACGTTTATTCGCGATCTGAAGCCGGTAGTGGAAATGGGTCCGGATGCGCTGATTATGTCCGACCCGGGTTTAATCATGCTAGTGCGGGAAAACTTCCCCGAGATGGCTATTCACCTGTCAGTACAGGCTAACGCCGTTAACTGGGCGACGGTCAAATTCTGGCAGCAAATGGGGCTCACCCGCGTGATCCTCTCCCGCGAACTGTCGCTGGATGAAATCGCCGAAATTCGCAGCCAGGTGCCGGAAATGGAAATCGAAATTTTCGTTCACGGTGCGCTGTGTATGGCCTACTCCGGCCGCTGCCTGCTCTCCGGCTATATCAACAAGCGCGACCCGAACCAGGGCACCTGCACCAATGCCTGCCGCTGGGAATATAACGTCCAGGAAGGCAAAGAGGACGACGTCGGCAATATCGTGCATAAGCATGAGCCGATCCCGGTGCAGAACGTCGAACCGACGCTGGGTATTGGCGCGCCGACCAACCAGGTCTTTATGATTGAAGAAGCTAAACGTCCGGGCGAGTACATGACCGCCTTTGAAGACGAGCACGGCACCTACATCATGAACTCAAAAGATCTGCGCGCGGTTGCCCACGTTGAGCGTCTGACCCAAATGGGCGTCCACTCGCTGAAAATCGAAGGACGCACCAAATCACATTACTACTGTGCACGTACCGCCCAGGTTTACCGCAAAGCCATTGACGATGCGGCGGCGGGCAAACCGTTCGATACCAATCTGCTGGAAACCCTGGAAAACCTCGCTCACCGTGGCTACACCGAAGGCTTCCTGCGTCGCCATACTCATGAAGATTACCAGAATTACGAATATGGCTACTCCATCTCCGAGCGCCAACAGTTTGTCGGTGAATTTACCGGCGAGCGCAACGGCCAGCTTGCCGCTGTGGCGGTGAAGAATAAATTCTCCGTCGGCGACAGCCTTGAGCTGATGACCCCGCAGGGCAACGTCAACTTTACGCTCGAACATATGGAAAACGGCAAAGGCGAAATCATGCCGGTCGCGCCGGGCGATGGTCACACAGTATGGTTGCCTGTTCCGGAAGATATGGTCCTGCAGTATGCACTGCTGATGCGCAACTTTACGGATCAGACAACCAGAAACCCGCATAGTAACTAG